From a single Candidatus Lernaella stagnicola genomic region:
- the mreD gene encoding rod shape-determining protein MreD, whose protein sequence is MRKFVAYLVAALLFAVLQSILKRLFGTQTGPEFLFILVIFSGVYHKPFGGLILAFILGFVADSLWGLMPGLYAALFTITFAVCRIAGRRFYMRSHLFQIAIIAAMTFGVKLLEITFLNSVETRTNLGWGTYLILWRPLLWNAIFAIPVIFVLDRFEQFFGDEYASQFIDRREFL, encoded by the coding sequence TTGAGGAAATTCGTCGCCTATCTCGTGGCCGCATTGTTGTTTGCGGTTCTGCAATCCATCCTCAAGCGCTTGTTTGGAACTCAGACCGGACCCGAGTTCTTGTTCATCCTGGTCATTTTCTCGGGCGTCTACCACAAGCCCTTCGGTGGTTTGATCCTCGCGTTCATTTTGGGGTTCGTCGCCGATTCTCTGTGGGGGCTGATGCCCGGCCTTTACGCCGCGCTGTTCACGATCACCTTCGCCGTTTGCCGCATCGCGGGGCGGCGGTTCTACATGCGCAGTCACCTATTCCAGATCGCTATCATTGCGGCGATGACCTTCGGGGTTAAGCTGCTGGAAATCACGTTTCTCAATTCGGTGGAGACGCGCACGAATTTGGGTTGGGGAACCTATCTGATCCTATGGCGTCCGTTGCTTTGGAACGCCATATTCGCCATTCCTGTGATTTTCGTCCTCGATCGTTTCGAACAATTTTTCGGCGACGAGTACGCCAGCCAGTTTATCGATCGCCGGGAGTTTCTGTAA
- the mreC gene encoding rod shape-determining protein MreC has protein sequence MWRFLGQHRVLLLILLLVLIGLHLLSSGLRQQTELSLVGKIILTVYTPIYKVLSWPFVKIANGIGHYLYLVNVKETNEKLRHQNAVLRGNLVELNELRTANKHLTEILEMKVPNTSPVAYASIIGRGDKTAFHVILLDKGTGGGIVKGMAVVAPSGLVGYVAAVTKRAAKVVLLTDAGARVDSVIQRTREPAMVFGLGKDRCTVHYLESGADVAEGDVLVSSGLGGIFPKGIAVGVIQHVERGEFDVIRNITVAPAVDLDRLEHVAILPSVAADFEGLKP, from the coding sequence ATGTGGCGTTTTCTCGGACAACATCGTGTGTTACTGCTGATTCTGTTGCTGGTGCTGATCGGCCTGCACCTGCTCAGTAGCGGGCTGCGGCAGCAAACCGAGTTGTCGCTGGTCGGCAAAATCATCCTTACCGTCTACACGCCCATCTACAAGGTACTCTCCTGGCCCTTCGTCAAAATTGCCAACGGCATCGGCCACTACTTGTACCTGGTCAACGTCAAGGAAACCAACGAGAAGCTCCGCCACCAGAACGCCGTGTTACGCGGCAATCTCGTAGAACTCAACGAACTGCGTACCGCGAACAAACACTTGACCGAAATACTGGAAATGAAGGTGCCGAACACGAGCCCGGTGGCGTACGCGAGCATTATCGGCCGTGGCGATAAGACCGCGTTTCATGTGATTCTACTCGACAAAGGCACCGGCGGCGGCATCGTCAAAGGTATGGCCGTCGTCGCGCCGAGCGGCTTGGTCGGCTACGTTGCCGCGGTCACGAAACGCGCGGCGAAGGTTGTACTGCTCACCGACGCCGGGGCGCGCGTCGACTCCGTCATTCAGCGCACGCGTGAGCCCGCCATGGTTTTCGGCCTCGGCAAAGATCGGTGTACCGTGCACTACCTGGAGAGTGGCGCGGATGTAGCCGAGGGTGACGTGCTGGTTTCATCCGGCTTGGGCGGTATCTTCCCCAAAGGCATCGCGGTGGGCGTCATCCAACACGTTGAGCGCGGTGAATTCGACGTCATTCGCAATATCACCGTAGCGCCCGCCGTCGACTTGGACCGCCTCGAGCACGTCGCGATCCTGCCCTCGGTGGCCGCCGATTTCGAGGGCTTGAAGCCTTGA
- a CDS encoding rod shape-determining protein yields MILDALFGMFSNDLAIDLGTANTLVYVKGRGIVFSEPSVVAVQKDVRGIKRVLAVGKEAKMMVGKTPGNIVAIRPMRDGVIADFEVTREMLRYFIRKAHNRKTLVRPRIIICVPYGITEVEKRAVRESAISASAREVYLIEEPMAAAIGAGLPITEPSGNMIVDIGGGTTEVAVISLAGLVHCQSVRVAGDKMDAAIMQYLKRKYNLLIGESTAERIKMTIGTAYPSEEVMTMAVKGRDLVAGIPKTIEVNSDEIHDALIEPINTIVNAVRVALERTPPELAADIVDKGIVLTGGGALLKHLDILLREETGLPINIADDPLAAVVLGTGKALDELDLLRQVSIQG; encoded by the coding sequence ATGATCTTAGATGCGTTATTCGGGATGTTCTCGAACGACCTGGCGATCGACTTGGGTACCGCCAATACCCTGGTGTACGTCAAGGGCCGGGGCATTGTGTTTTCCGAACCCTCGGTGGTCGCCGTGCAAAAAGACGTGCGCGGCATCAAGCGTGTGCTGGCCGTGGGCAAGGAAGCCAAGATGATGGTCGGCAAAACGCCGGGCAACATCGTCGCCATCCGCCCGATGCGCGACGGCGTCATCGCCGATTTCGAGGTCACCCGCGAAATGCTGCGCTACTTCATCCGCAAGGCGCACAACCGCAAAACCCTGGTACGTCCGCGAATTATTATCTGCGTTCCCTACGGTATTACCGAAGTTGAAAAGCGCGCCGTACGGGAGAGCGCCATTTCGGCCAGCGCCCGCGAAGTGTATCTGATCGAAGAGCCCATGGCGGCGGCGATCGGTGCGGGCCTGCCCATCACCGAACCGTCGGGCAACATGATCGTCGACATCGGCGGCGGCACGACCGAGGTGGCGGTGATCAGCCTGGCCGGTTTGGTACACTGCCAGAGCGTGCGGGTGGCCGGCGACAAGATGGACGCGGCGATCATGCAGTATCTCAAACGCAAGTATAATTTGCTGATCGGCGAATCGACCGCCGAACGGATCAAGATGACCATCGGCACCGCCTACCCGAGTGAAGAAGTGATGACTATGGCCGTTAAGGGCCGGGATTTGGTGGCCGGTATCCCCAAGACCATTGAGGTCAACAGCGACGAGATTCACGACGCGCTGATCGAGCCGATTAACACGATCGTCAATGCCGTTCGCGTCGCGCTGGAGCGTACGCCGCCGGAGTTGGCGGCCGATATCGTTGACAAGGGAATCGTACTGACCGGCGGCGGCGCGTTGCTCAAACACCTGGACATCCTCTTACGCGAGGAAACCGGACTTCCCATCAACATTGCCGACGATCCCCTGGCCGCGGTGGTGTTGGGAACCGGCAAGGCGTTGGACGAATTGGACCTGTTGCGTCAGGTCAGCATCCAGGGCTGA
- a CDS encoding TIGR03663 family protein, whose protein sequence is MNHSSRWFWALAAIILLTAVTFRFAQLGLKPAHHDECVNYAFTKKLVEKSVYHYNPTAYHGPFLYFAGLPAALIGGYSKTALRFTPALFGVLTVLLLLLMRPILGEIGALFAAAALAINPASVYFDRTFIHEVYFAFATVAMLWAFFRASRRGGPWLIVAFYVAWVVGFANKETTAFNVLVMAPAIVTAWLASTYGGTKEPLAVGRLFGSESFHPVIWGVGIAVSLWVLLFTSFLSHPQGAVDFFRAYMPWFETGVKKATHVKVWYYFGELLVTYYWPALPLAAWALVRGVWKRKPTTLVLAIVAVGLLGLYSAIPYKTPWCVLTIGIAVILLAADGLNDLWRLLPRNWLRAVLAGAALAALVVQGAYSYKVNFHEYDYNHNDQSRPRQHEIVYVQTVREYEDLIDDLDRIAAADGRGKKLPIHLSAGSKNPGRLYLHDYRKVKVGRNPNKKPVNSAVVIVRNKEKKKYAEQYKAEYHEFGTYPVFPGWHVNLMVREDLWQKTQAAGIESQASPSS, encoded by the coding sequence ATGAATCACTCCAGTCGATGGTTTTGGGCGTTGGCCGCAATTATTTTGTTAACCGCGGTCACCTTCCGTTTTGCTCAATTAGGCTTGAAACCAGCGCATCACGACGAGTGCGTCAACTACGCATTTACCAAAAAACTGGTCGAAAAAAGCGTCTATCACTACAATCCGACCGCGTATCATGGCCCCTTTTTGTACTTCGCGGGCTTACCGGCGGCGTTGATCGGCGGATATTCCAAGACCGCGTTGCGCTTTACGCCGGCGCTCTTCGGCGTATTAACCGTCCTACTGCTCCTGCTAATGCGCCCGATTCTCGGCGAAATTGGGGCGCTTTTTGCGGCGGCCGCGCTGGCGATTAACCCGGCCTCGGTATATTTCGACCGAACGTTTATTCACGAGGTCTACTTCGCTTTTGCGACCGTTGCGATGCTTTGGGCCTTTTTTCGTGCTTCGCGGCGCGGCGGACCGTGGTTGATCGTCGCGTTTTATGTCGCGTGGGTGGTCGGTTTTGCCAACAAAGAGACCACGGCGTTCAACGTCCTGGTCATGGCGCCGGCCATCGTGACCGCGTGGCTGGCTTCGACCTATGGCGGCACGAAAGAACCGCTGGCCGTGGGGCGGTTGTTCGGAAGCGAGAGTTTTCATCCGGTGATTTGGGGCGTAGGCATCGCCGTTTCCCTTTGGGTGCTGTTGTTCACGAGCTTTTTGTCCCATCCGCAGGGGGCGGTGGACTTCTTCCGGGCCTATATGCCTTGGTTCGAAACGGGCGTAAAAAAGGCTACTCACGTCAAAGTGTGGTACTATTTCGGCGAGTTACTGGTGACGTACTATTGGCCGGCGCTGCCTTTGGCCGCTTGGGCGCTGGTGCGAGGCGTTTGGAAGCGGAAGCCGACGACGTTGGTGCTGGCGATTGTGGCGGTGGGACTCCTTGGACTGTACAGCGCGATTCCGTACAAGACTCCGTGGTGCGTGTTGACCATAGGCATCGCGGTGATTTTGCTGGCGGCCGACGGGCTGAACGATTTGTGGCGCCTGCTGCCGCGAAACTGGCTGCGGGCTGTCTTGGCCGGTGCGGCGTTGGCGGCGCTGGTCGTGCAGGGAGCGTATTCGTACAAAGTGAATTTTCACGAGTATGACTACAACCACAACGATCAAAGCCGACCGCGGCAGCACGAGATCGTTTACGTCCAAACCGTGCGGGAGTACGAGGACTTGATCGACGATCTCGACCGAATCGCCGCTGCGGATGGGCGTGGGAAAAAACTGCCGATCCATTTATCGGCGGGTTCCAAGAACCCGGGGCGACTGTACCTGCACGATTACCGCAAGGTGAAAGTGGGGCGCAACCCGAACAAAAAGCCGGTCAATAGCGCGGTCGTGATTGTGCGGAATAAGGAAAAAAAGAAATACGCCGAGCAATACAAAGCCGAATACCACGAATTCGGCACCTATCCGGTTTTTCCCGGATGGCACGTTAATCTCATGGTGAGGGAAGATCTGTGGCAAAAAACACAAGCAGCCGGAATCGAGAGTCAGGCGAGCCCGTCCTCCTAA
- a CDS encoding pitrilysin family protein, translating into MAKNTSSRNRESGEPVLLTLPNGLRVVVQEVRFAPVVSMAVWVGVGSADEKLREAGLAHLHEHMIFKGTKRRGVGEIAAEIEGSGGEINAFTSYDQTCYYLTLGRDELKVGLDILADAMSSAAFDSKELKKEIQVVLEEMKLYRDLPNFLVSEACWAKAFEAHPYGRPILGLPSVLKKTNRRAVLRFYSKYYRPDNMVLTVAGDLDTDATLKLIKRLFSSMDAAPVRRLERAVEPAQTKFRGQVIQDPIRTAHLYLAWHGAKWDEPLAAELDLLSIILGHGYSSRLEHRVKAIKGLVHEVSAHVFAPRDPGVFGVDAVTSPDLLRQAYSAILTEVYRLRSELVREDEFDRARRSIEASFIGRRETAGGICQALGYSVIMTEDIHLVREYLQRVMSANREKLRDAAQKVLSHHNLTATALIPKNYSLHPRELDAMSQKMAQLVDGEKRGTAKPRPPAPSPALVGEKGRRGRLKKTVLANGVTLLVQETAHAPIVAMRTLMLGGARYEPRNEHGLSNLTANMLARGTKEKSAISFAKIVEGMAGAVHGVAGYNSIGVAAEFLSRDFDIGLGLVAEAMLQPAFRPTELKRAKEELIGHVRERLDSPSQVVRDLFLEHLYPSHPYGRNLLGTEDSLVSLDNENLAKYWRRLLSPANLIISIAGDVRFEEVLEQAQENFGKMRKKIFREAKIAAPTPPQGVLTADRTMNKEQVHLLVGFLGCRIGQSDEYALQVLNAALSGQGGRLFMELRDRKHLAYSVFSFHREGIERGSFGVYIGTGPQTAETAQDALLEQLERVVAKPPKGKEFERAKRMLIGSLQLDLQTAGSIALTMGLNELLGLGYRAHQRQAEKIRKVTSEQVAKAARKYIDLQRMVIARVGPLPSAEK; encoded by the coding sequence GTGGCAAAAAACACAAGCAGCCGGAATCGAGAGTCAGGCGAGCCCGTCCTCCTAACCTTGCCCAACGGCCTACGGGTCGTTGTGCAGGAAGTGCGCTTTGCGCCGGTCGTGTCGATGGCCGTATGGGTGGGCGTGGGAAGCGCCGACGAGAAGCTGCGGGAAGCCGGCTTGGCGCACCTGCACGAACATATGATTTTCAAGGGCACGAAAAGGAGAGGCGTGGGCGAGATCGCCGCCGAGATCGAAGGCTCCGGCGGGGAAATCAACGCGTTCACTTCCTACGACCAAACCTGCTATTACCTCACGTTGGGCCGAGACGAACTCAAGGTCGGCTTGGATATTCTCGCCGATGCCATGTCGTCGGCCGCCTTCGACAGCAAGGAACTCAAAAAAGAAATACAGGTCGTCTTGGAGGAAATGAAGCTCTATCGCGACCTACCCAATTTCCTGGTCTCGGAAGCGTGTTGGGCCAAAGCATTCGAAGCGCATCCCTACGGGAGACCGATTCTGGGATTGCCCAGCGTCTTGAAGAAAACCAACCGGCGCGCCGTGCTGCGCTTTTATTCCAAGTATTACCGCCCCGATAATATGGTGCTGACTGTGGCCGGCGACCTGGATACCGACGCCACGTTGAAGCTCATCAAACGACTCTTTTCATCCATGGATGCGGCTCCGGTCCGTAGGCTTGAGCGAGCAGTCGAACCTGCACAAACGAAATTCCGTGGCCAGGTGATTCAAGATCCCATCCGCACCGCGCATCTGTATCTGGCGTGGCACGGAGCCAAATGGGACGAACCGCTGGCGGCGGAACTAGACTTGCTCTCGATTATTCTGGGCCACGGGTACAGTTCGAGGCTGGAACACCGGGTCAAAGCGATCAAGGGGCTCGTGCACGAGGTATCCGCCCACGTGTTTGCCCCGCGCGACCCCGGCGTGTTCGGCGTCGACGCCGTGACCAGTCCGGACCTGCTGCGCCAAGCGTATTCCGCCATCCTGACCGAAGTGTACCGACTGCGTTCCGAACTGGTCCGCGAAGATGAATTCGACCGCGCGCGCCGCAGTATCGAAGCCTCGTTCATCGGACGCCGCGAGACCGCCGGCGGCATCTGCCAGGCGCTCGGGTATTCGGTCATCATGACCGAAGATATTCACCTGGTGCGTGAGTATTTGCAGCGCGTCATGTCCGCTAACCGCGAAAAACTGCGCGACGCGGCGCAAAAGGTATTGAGCCACCATAATCTGACGGCGACGGCTCTTATTCCCAAGAATTACAGTCTCCACCCGCGCGAACTGGACGCCATGTCGCAAAAGATGGCCCAACTCGTCGACGGGGAAAAAAGGGGAACCGCCAAGCCGCGGCCGCCCGCTCCCTCGCCGGCGCTCGTTGGCGAAAAAGGCCGGCGCGGACGGCTGAAAAAAACCGTGCTCGCCAACGGCGTGACCCTGCTCGTGCAGGAAACAGCCCACGCGCCGATCGTCGCCATGCGCACGCTGATGCTCGGGGGCGCGCGTTACGAGCCGCGAAACGAACACGGCCTGTCCAATTTGACGGCCAACATGCTGGCTCGGGGAACGAAGGAGAAGAGCGCCATTTCGTTCGCGAAAATCGTCGAAGGTATGGCGGGCGCCGTGCACGGTGTGGCCGGGTACAATTCCATCGGCGTGGCCGCCGAGTTCTTATCTCGTGATTTCGACATCGGTTTGGGCCTGGTTGCCGAAGCCATGTTGCAGCCGGCCTTTCGACCGACCGAGCTCAAACGCGCCAAGGAGGAGCTCATCGGGCACGTGCGTGAGCGGCTCGATTCGCCCTCTCAAGTCGTGCGCGATCTCTTCCTGGAACATCTTTACCCGAGCCATCCTTACGGACGGAACCTGCTGGGAACCGAAGACAGTCTCGTATCGCTCGACAACGAAAACCTCGCCAAGTATTGGCGGCGTTTACTCAGCCCCGCGAATTTGATCATTTCCATTGCCGGCGACGTGCGTTTCGAGGAAGTGTTGGAACAGGCGCAGGAGAATTTCGGCAAAATGCGGAAAAAAATATTTCGCGAGGCGAAGATCGCCGCCCCGACGCCTCCCCAAGGCGTGCTTACCGCGGATCGCACGATGAACAAGGAACAAGTGCATCTGCTTGTCGGTTTCCTGGGGTGCCGCATCGGCCAATCCGACGAATACGCTTTGCAGGTGCTCAATGCCGCGTTGTCGGGCCAGGGCGGCCGGCTGTTCATGGAATTGCGCGACCGCAAGCATCTGGCCTACAGCGTTTTCAGCTTTCACCGCGAGGGCATCGAGCGCGGTTCATTCGGAGTCTACATCGGTACCGGTCCGCAAACCGCCGAGACCGCCCAGGACGCGTTGTTGGAGCAACTCGAGCGGGTCGTTGCCAAGCCGCCGAAGGGGAAAGAATTCGAGCGCGCCAAACGCATGCTGATCGGCAGTCTGCAACTCGATCTGCAAACCGCGGGATCGATCGCGCTGACCATGGGCTTGAACGAATTGCTCGGCCTGGGGTATCGCGCGCATCAGCGGCAAGCGGAGAAAATTCGCAAGGTGACTTCGGAGCAAGTGGCGAAGGCCGCCCGCAAGTACATCGACCTGCAACGAATGGTGATTGCCCGCGTCGGACCGCTGCCCTCAGCGGAGAAATAG
- a CDS encoding molybdopterin-binding protein, which produces MVRIEILVIGREILTGRTLEADGNWIARQISSMGGRIAQISVIDDDQHEIAARLHEAREHGADLVITTGGLGPTYDDVTAAGIAQALNVPLVLHQSARDFIEDKYLELHRNGMVERGDLTPEREKMAMLPQGAEWIDNPVGVAPGIAVTDNGMEIVALPGVPSELYTMFDLALGLKLARTFGDSGFAELTLATEQHDESVLSPIIEALSAKHQGLHIKSNPTYFGDVEGISVTLSAYAPTQNAAEATVRQAMTEMEAGLAKQQETDE; this is translated from the coding sequence ATGGTACGTATCGAAATCCTGGTGATTGGTCGTGAGATTTTAACCGGCCGCACGTTAGAGGCTGACGGCAACTGGATTGCCAGGCAGATTTCTTCCATGGGCGGCCGCATCGCGCAGATTTCGGTTATCGACGACGATCAACACGAGATCGCGGCGCGGCTTCACGAGGCCCGCGAACACGGCGCCGATCTGGTTATCACAACCGGCGGCCTCGGTCCGACTTACGACGACGTCACGGCAGCCGGTATCGCCCAAGCGTTGAACGTGCCTCTCGTTCTGCATCAGAGCGCCCGCGATTTCATTGAGGATAAATACCTCGAACTGCATCGCAACGGCATGGTGGAACGCGGTGATTTAACGCCGGAGCGCGAGAAAATGGCCATGCTGCCGCAAGGTGCCGAGTGGATCGATAACCCGGTCGGCGTCGCGCCCGGCATTGCCGTCACCGATAACGGCATGGAAATCGTCGCCCTGCCCGGCGTGCCGAGCGAACTGTACACCATGTTCGACCTCGCCCTCGGTTTGAAGTTGGCGCGCACCTTCGGCGATTCCGGGTTCGCGGAACTCACGCTGGCGACCGAACAACACGACGAGTCGGTACTCAGCCCCATCATCGAAGCCTTGTCGGCCAAGCATCAGGGCTTGCACATCAAGTCGAATCCGACGTATTTCGGCGACGTGGAAGGGATCAGCGTGACGCTCTCCGCGTATGCGCCGACGCAAAACGCGGCCGAGGCCACAGTTCGGCAGGCGATGACGGAAATGGAAGCCGGTTTGGCGAAGCAGCAGGAAACCGACGAGTAA
- a CDS encoding PHP domain-containing protein, whose protein sequence is MIDLHLHTDASADAQHTPAELFAMAAELGLRCIAFADHNTLAALPEGRRLSRETGIEFVSAVELNTELDGLELHLLGYGVDAERPDVRAWFDEITALFHEQAARRVAKFVELGLELTLDEVLAESSGRLPTGSTFFNVLVRHAANLAHPLVQPYLNVAADENAYIRFYFEVMAKGGPADVAAANLPTREAIARLREVGAVPVVAHPNRIPLEALEKMIAAGLVGIEAICSYHDAERTAYWLNAARRFGLLHTAGSDFHGMETKPHVRMGAMTGNDYVLVERLREAIAALK, encoded by the coding sequence ATGATTGATCTGCACCTGCATACCGACGCCAGCGCTGACGCCCAGCACACGCCCGCTGAACTATTCGCGATGGCCGCCGAATTGGGCTTGCGATGTATCGCCTTCGCCGACCACAACACCCTCGCGGCGCTTCCGGAAGGACGGCGGCTGAGTCGCGAAACCGGCATTGAGTTCGTGTCCGCTGTGGAGTTGAACACCGAACTGGACGGTCTCGAACTCCACTTGCTCGGGTACGGGGTCGACGCGGAACGTCCCGACGTTCGCGCCTGGTTCGACGAGATCACCGCCCTGTTTCACGAGCAGGCCGCGCGTCGAGTGGCCAAGTTCGTCGAGCTGGGGCTGGAGCTGACGCTGGATGAAGTGCTTGCCGAATCCAGTGGACGCCTGCCGACCGGGTCGACCTTTTTCAACGTGCTCGTGCGGCACGCGGCCAACCTCGCGCATCCCCTCGTGCAGCCCTATTTGAATGTGGCGGCGGACGAAAACGCTTACATTCGCTTCTATTTTGAGGTCATGGCCAAAGGCGGACCGGCGGACGTGGCTGCGGCCAACTTGCCGACCCGTGAGGCGATCGCCCGATTGCGCGAGGTCGGGGCGGTTCCCGTCGTGGCGCATCCGAATCGAATTCCGTTGGAGGCGCTGGAAAAAATGATTGCTGCGGGACTTGTCGGCATCGAGGCGATTTGCTCGTATCACGACGCCGAACGAACCGCGTACTGGTTGAATGCGGCGCGGCGCTTCGGTTTGCTACATACCGCCGGCAGCGATTTTCACGGCATGGAGACCAAACCGCACGTGCGCATGGGCGCGATGACCGGCAACGACTACGTGCTCGTGGAGCGGCTGCGCGAGGCGATCGCCGCGTTGAAGTGA
- a CDS encoding DUF362 domain-containing protein, translated as MDFTRRQVLQAMAVAAAGAVLPTQARAGAPIVAYKGKQLETVKKVVESLGGMGRFVSKGDKVVIKPNMGFAVPPLRAATADPNVVRVLAIMALEAGAKSVQVLDNPVHPAIACAARNGYEEVLGKLDDVHVKLLKDARYFAEVVIPRGKQLKKAQVMRPILECDCLINVPVAKSHGGALVSFSLKNWMGAVKNRRTWHADMDLHQAIADFATYIQPKLIILDATRALTTGGPGGPGEIKELFTIIGGTDHVAIDSVAVQLAKWNGRALKPQDVPHIRLAAEAGVGTIPTAWIPILTVA; from the coding sequence ATGGATTTCACGCGTCGACAAGTATTACAGGCGATGGCCGTGGCGGCGGCCGGGGCCGTGTTGCCGACTCAGGCCCGGGCCGGGGCGCCGATCGTGGCATACAAAGGCAAACAATTGGAGACAGTCAAGAAAGTCGTCGAATCGCTGGGCGGTATGGGACGCTTTGTGAGCAAGGGCGACAAAGTCGTTATCAAACCGAATATGGGTTTCGCGGTGCCGCCATTGCGCGCTGCCACAGCCGACCCCAATGTCGTGCGCGTGCTGGCGATCATGGCGTTGGAAGCCGGCGCGAAGTCGGTGCAGGTGCTCGACAACCCCGTGCATCCCGCCATCGCGTGCGCGGCGCGCAACGGGTACGAAGAAGTGCTGGGTAAACTCGACGACGTACACGTCAAATTGCTCAAAGACGCGCGCTATTTCGCCGAGGTGGTGATTCCGCGCGGCAAGCAATTGAAAAAAGCCCAAGTGATGCGCCCGATTCTCGAGTGCGACTGTCTGATCAACGTGCCCGTCGCGAAAAGCCACGGCGGAGCCTTGGTGTCCTTCAGCTTGAAAAACTGGATGGGCGCCGTCAAAAATCGCCGCACCTGGCACGCCGATATGGACCTGCACCAGGCGATCGCCGACTTCGCCACGTATATCCAACCGAAGCTGATTATTCTTGATGCCACGCGCGCGCTGACCACCGGCGGCCCCGGCGGCCCCGGCGAGATCAAGGAATTGTTCACCATCATCGGCGGTACCGATCACGTCGCCATCGACAGCGTCGCAGTGCAACTTGCCAAGTGGAACGGACGCGCGCTCAAACCACAGGATGTGCCGCACATTCGACTCGCGGCCGAGGCCGGGGTGGGCACGATTCCCACGGCCTGGATCCCGATTCTGACGGTGGCGTGA